The proteins below come from a single Malus sylvestris chromosome 3, drMalSylv7.2, whole genome shotgun sequence genomic window:
- the LOC126617024 gene encoding uncharacterized protein LOC126617024, producing the protein MPAEKKPKIASTARKGSSTVPKIVIDLTSSKGEKERTTRFVPITPIASKGSSSIAEKIAQRRSSFVPPVLKFVSKRSSGAKSSSPLERLATMKSDKVSMPVKVVPKPASSAAATNSFAEKEETVHSGKLDESTKAVSGEVAEICVLLKPDLLEDMDICAKFVDGVKKIIGPSLFAKHTSEYRKTIQDLERSISEFRSVAYAKDKELIATYNQVIHFKKVVDKLEPQVLELQSALKTNNILNKEIEELQQVRACLLKENEQLKENLLVFTFKSSISEVVGEVGAQAGVASGKEPKDATAENTKAAKGVATE; encoded by the exons atgcctgcTGAAAAGAAACCAAAGATTGCTTCCACTGCTCGCAAGGGTTCATCAACTGTTCCCAagattgtgattgacttgacttcctCTAAAGGGGAGAAAGAACGAACTACTAGATTTGTGCCGATAACGCCTATTGCTTCGAAGGGTTCTAGCTCGATTGCTGAAAAGATTGCCCAGCGCAGAAGTTCCTTTGTGCCTCCGGTACTGAAGTTTGTGTCAAAGCGTTCGTCTGGAGCTAAGTCTAGCTCACCTTTGGAGAGacttgctactatgaagagtGACAAAGTGTCTATGCCTGTTAAAGTGGTGCCAAAGCCTGCTTCTTCTGCTGCTGCAACCAACTCATTTGCTGAGAAGGAGGAAACTGTTCATTCAGGAAAGCTTGATGAATCCACCAAGGCTGTTTCTGGGGAAGTTGCTGAGATTTGTGTGCTTTTAAAACCAGATCTACTTGAAGACATGGATatatgtgccaagtttgttgatggcgtcaagAAGATTATTGGTCCGAGTCTTTTCGCGAAGCACACATCCGAGTATAGGAAGACT attcaagatcttgagcgttCCATTTCTGAATTTCGCTCCGTAgcttatgcaaaggataaaGAGTTGATTGCTacttataaccaagtgatccacttcaaaaaAGTTGTTGACAAGCTTGAgcctcaagtgttggaacttcaaagtgctttgaagaCCAACAACATTCTGAATAAGGAAATTGAGGAGTTACAGCAGGTTCGTGCTTGCCTGCTTAAGGAAAATGAGCagttgaagg aaAACTTGCTCGTTTTTACTTTTAAGTCTTCTATcagtgaagtagttggagaagttggtgcccaagCTGG